The following coding sequences are from one Eucalyptus grandis isolate ANBG69807.140 chromosome 11, ASM1654582v1, whole genome shotgun sequence window:
- the LOC120289751 gene encoding uncharacterized protein HI_0077-like has product KVSGLPLNAYMLHNLAHVELNAIDLAWDTVVRFSPFLETLGEGFFADFAHVADDESRHFAWCSQRLLELGFRYGDMPAHNFLLRECEKSSDNVAARLAVIPLVQEARGLDAGPRLVQKLVGFGDNMTSKIVGRIADEEMAHVAIGVDWFISICRKMNHAPCSTFKDILTEYGVELKGPFNYSARDEAGIPRDWYTSSSTNKQDGKEQLSVVYDRLAHIISMESENSSSSRPA; this is encoded by the exons AAAGTATCAGGGTTACCTCTTAATGCCTATATGCTGCATAATCTGGCTCATGTGGAGCTGAATGCAATTGATTTGGCATGGGATACTGTGGTTCGGTTCTCACCATTCTTGGAGACTCTTGGGGAAGGATTTTTTGCGGACTTTGCTCACGTCGCTGATGATGAGAGTCGCCATTTTGCTTGGTGCTCTCAGAGGCTGCTGGAGCTTGGATTCAG GTATGGAGATATGCCTgctcataattttcttttgagagagtGTGAGAAATCCTCTGATAATGTTGCTGCTCGTTTGGCAGTAATCCCACTGGTTCAG GAGGCCAGAGGGCTTGATGCTGGGCCACGTTTGGTGCAAAAATTGGTCGGCTTTGGTGACAACATGACATCTAAAATCGTGGGTAGGATTGCTGATGAGGAAATGGCTCATGTAGCCATTGGTGTCGATTGGTTTATCTCCATTTGTCGGAAAATGAACCATGCTCCTTGCTCCACTTTCAAAG ACATATTGACAGAGTATGGCGTAGAGTTGAAGGGCCCTTTCAATTATTCAGCTCGAGACGAAGCTGGTATTCCTCGTGACTG GTACACGTCTTCATCGACAAATAAACAAGATGGGAAGGAGCAGCTTTCTGTG GTATATGATAGGCTGGCTCACATCATATCTATGGAGAGTGAGAACTCTAGTTCAAGCAGACCTGCCTGA
- the LOC120289452 gene encoding signaling peptide TAXIMIN 1, producing MCCGDDCRPLAFLLGLPFALLSLLVSIVGIIVWIVGLLLTLICPCFLCVTLLVEFALELIKAPLHVMEWFTSQIPC from the exons ATGTGCTGCGGAGATGATTGCAGGCCGCTGGCGTTCCTGCTTGGCCTTCCCTtcgcccttctctctctcctagtCTCCATAGTCGGCATCATCGTCTGGATCGTTGG ATTGCTGTTGACTCTGATATGCCCCTGCTTCCTGTGCGTGACTCTGCTAGTGGAGTTCGCGCTGGAGCTGATCAAAGCCCCCCTTCACGTCATGGAGTGGTTCACTTCTCAGATACCCTGTTGA